The Solanum lycopersicum chromosome 6, SLM_r2.1 genome has a window encoding:
- the LOC138349373 gene encoding uncharacterized protein, with amino-acid sequence MGVSKDLEDESRLAMLHDNMNISRLMVHARRVEEARAKRKSRMLKGTNYLSYGKSGHKMRDCPNLKGQERGGQAQASGSSDAPKKNRFYALPSRGEHETSTDVVTGMLKVFSVDAYALLDPITTLSFVTLFVAKKFEIFPNISHEPFLVSTPVGESVVAKRVYKNFPIMLPNRVSYVDLVELDMFDFDIILGMD; translated from the exons ATGGGGGTGTCGAAAGATTTAGAAGATGAGAGTCGTTTGGCAATGCTACATGATaacatgaacatttctcgtCTTATGGTTCATGCTAGAAGGGTTGAGGAGGCAAGGGCTAAGAGAAAGAGTAGGATgctaaaaggaacaaattatttGAG TTAtggcaagagtggtcacaagaTGAGAGATTGTCCAAACTTGAAGGGTCAAGAGAGGggtggtcaagctcaagcaagtggttctagtgatgctccaaagaagaaccgtTTCTATGCACTTCCCTCTAGGGGTGAGCATGAGACTTCTACCgacgtggtgaccggtatgttgaaagttttcTCTGTTGATGcttatgccttacttgatcccattactactttatcatttgttacactttttgtagctaaaaagtttgaaatttttcccAACATTTCTCATGAACCTTTTTTAGTGTCTACTCCAGTGGGCGAGTCAGTTGTTGCAAAAAGAGTGTACAAaaattttcctataatgttgcccaatagagtttcttatgttgaccTAGTAGAACTTGACATGTTTGACTTTGacattatattgggtatggattag
- the LOC101247227 gene encoding uncharacterized protein, producing MGAITLSCFVNSIGGEAPNSSNALPSKPKLSPLLSFSKPSWVVRTESNVRKERRKQPDPPCVVCKGNGRVECYHCHGRGRTNFLDLEMLPRGEWPKWCKSCGGSGLGYCSRCLGTGEYRYIMGFHFMKRDDEPEV from the exons ATGGGAGCGATAACATTGAGTTGTTTCGTTAACTCCATTGGAGGGGAAGCCCCAAATTCAAGTAATGCCCTTCCTTCAAAACCTAAGCTGTCTCCTCTCCTTTCCTTTTCAAAGCCATCTTGGGTCGTCAGAACTGAG TCGAATGTTcgcaaagaaagaagaaagcagCCAGATCCTCCTTGTGTTGTATGTAAAGGAAATGGCAGAGTTGAGTGCTACCATTGCCATGGCAGag GGAGGACTAACTTTTTGGACCTAGAAATGCTTCCAAGAGGAGAATGGCCAAAATG GTGCAAGAGTTGTGGTGGAAGTGGGCTTGGATACTGTTCTCGTTGCCTTGGGACGGGTGAATACCGATATATAATGGGCTTTCATTTCATGAAACGGGATGATGAACCTGAAG TTTGA